The Gammaproteobacteria bacterium genome has a window encoding:
- the hda gene encoding DnaA regulatory inactivator Hda encodes MNSMADQLTLGVQLKDNASFANFYPGDNQEALQALMLLARQAEPGFVFLWGGVGSGKSHLLQALCHEAGSAGGATVYLPLRDAPGLSCDILSGLESISLVCLDDVESIVGSAEWEEAIFHLYNRIQMQGGRLVITASGTPSSLNFHLPDLVSRLTHGLIYRLQCLDDEQKGYALQQRATFRGFALPEEVLNYLLKRAPRSVDMLFELFDRLDQASLAAKRKLTIPFVRSFLEKERKA; translated from the coding sequence CTGGGTGTTCAATTAAAAGATAATGCAAGTTTTGCCAATTTTTACCCGGGTGATAATCAAGAAGCACTACAGGCGTTGATGCTGCTGGCGCGGCAAGCGGAGCCGGGTTTTGTGTTTCTGTGGGGAGGGGTGGGCTCAGGTAAGAGTCACCTGTTGCAAGCGCTGTGTCATGAGGCAGGCTCTGCAGGCGGTGCAACAGTTTACCTTCCGCTAAGGGATGCGCCTGGCCTCTCTTGCGATATCCTCTCGGGGCTGGAATCGATAAGCCTGGTTTGTCTTGATGATGTGGAATCGATTGTGGGTAGTGCCGAGTGGGAAGAGGCGATTTTTCACCTATACAATCGAATCCAGATGCAGGGAGGGCGCCTGGTTATTACCGCCAGCGGCACACCTTCATCATTGAACTTCCATTTACCAGACCTAGTGTCACGGTTGACCCATGGGCTTATATACCGCCTGCAATGTCTGGACGATGAGCAGAAAGGGTATGCGTTGCAGCAGCGGGCAACTTTTCGGGGTTTTGCACTGCCAGAAGAGGTATTAAACTACCTGCTTAAGCGTGCCCCGCGTAGCGTAGACATGCTGTTTGAGCTCTTTGATCGCCTCGATCAAGCCTCACTGGCTGCAAAGCGTAAGTTGACTATTCCTTTCGTTCGGTCATTTTTAGAAAAAGAGCGTAAAGCATAA
- a CDS encoding DUF4398 domain-containing protein, translating into MIFKRKSLFLAKNIATYGLVFCCFFALFACAAAPIQEMSDARQAVQAAKTSGVDVQQSKLLELAEDHLKSAELKLQRRWYNSAREDAILARDAALKSQQEIVDVR; encoded by the coding sequence GTGATATTTAAGCGAAAAAGCCTTTTTTTAGCTAAAAATATCGCAACTTACGGGTTGGTTTTCTGCTGTTTTTTTGCTCTATTTGCGTGTGCGGCGGCACCCATTCAAGAGATGAGTGATGCCCGGCAGGCCGTGCAAGCAGCAAAAACATCGGGTGTTGATGTCCAGCAAAGTAAGCTGCTGGAGCTGGCGGAAGATCACCTAAAATCAGCCGAGCTGAAGTTGCAGCGTCGCTGGTACAACTCGGCCAGGGAAGATGCTATTTTGGCGCGTGATGCCGCGCTTAAATCTCAGCAGGAGATAGTCGATGTGCGTTGA
- the nusG gene encoding transcription termination/antitermination protein NusG, with product MAMRWYVVHAFSGFENQVKRSIEERIARKGLEDQFGQVLVPTEEVVEMRDGQKRKSDRKFFPGYVLIQMDMDDASWHLVKEVPRVLGFIGGTGDRPTPISEKEAQMILHRVEEGAEKPRPKVLFEVGELVRITDGPFNDFNGVVEEIDYDKSRMRVEVTIFGRSTPVELGFGQVEKA from the coding sequence ATGGCTATGCGTTGGTATGTTGTGCATGCCTTTTCTGGTTTCGAAAATCAGGTTAAGCGCTCCATAGAGGAGCGCATTGCACGTAAAGGTTTGGAAGATCAGTTTGGCCAGGTTCTTGTTCCAACTGAAGAAGTTGTTGAAATGCGTGACGGGCAGAAGCGCAAAAGTGACCGAAAATTTTTCCCAGGTTATGTGCTTATTCAGATGGATATGGACGATGCCAGCTGGCACCTGGTGAAAGAGGTGCCTCGCGTTTTGGGCTTTATTGGTGGTACGGGCGATCGCCCAACACCGATATCTGAAAAAGAGGCTCAGATGATTCTTCACCGGGTGGAAGAGGGTGCAGAGAAGCCACGGCCCAAAGTATTGTTTGAGGTGGGTGAGCTTGTGCGCATCACTGATGGCCCATTCAATGACTTTAACGGTGTTGTTGAAGAGATCGATTACGACAAGTCTCGCATGCGTGTTGAAGTGACAATTTTTGGCCGCTCGACACCTGTTGAACTTGGTTTTGGTCAGGTTGAAAAAGCCTGA
- the tuf gene encoding elongation factor Tu: MSKEKFERTKPHVNVGTIGHVDHGKTTLTAAITKCMAEKHGGEFKAYDQIDGAPEERARGITIATAHVEYESDVRHYAHVDCPGHADYVKNMITGAAQMDGAILVCSAADGPMPQTREHILLSRQVGVPYIVVFLNKADMVDDDELLELVEMEVRELLDKYEFPGDDTPVIIGSALKALEGDQSDIGVPAIIKLVDAMDSYIPEPERAIDGAFLMPVEDVFSISGRGTVVTGRIERGIVKVGEEVEIVGIKETVKTICTGVEMFRKLLDEGRAGDNVGLLLRGTKREDVERGQVLCQPGSINPHTKFEAEVYVLSKDEGGRHTPFFNGYRPQFYFRTTDVTGACDLPEGVEMVMPGDNVQMTVSLIAPIAMEDGLRFAIREGGRTVGAGVVAKIIE, from the coding sequence ATGTCCAAGGAAAAATTTGAACGCACCAAGCCACATGTTAATGTTGGTACCATCGGTCATGTTGACCACGGTAAAACCACGCTGACTGCGGCAATCACCAAATGTATGGCTGAAAAGCATGGTGGTGAGTTTAAAGCTTACGACCAGATAGATGGTGCACCTGAAGAGCGTGCCCGTGGTATCACTATTGCTACGGCACATGTTGAATATGAATCAGATGTACGTCACTACGCACACGTTGATTGCCCGGGCCATGCTGATTATGTGAAAAACATGATCACCGGTGCCGCGCAGATGGATGGTGCGATTCTGGTTTGTTCGGCGGCAGACGGCCCAATGCCACAAACCCGTGAGCACATACTGCTCTCGCGCCAGGTAGGTGTTCCTTATATTGTCGTGTTTCTGAACAAAGCGGACATGGTTGATGATGACGAGCTGCTTGAGCTGGTTGAGATGGAAGTGCGTGAGCTTTTGGATAAGTATGAATTCCCGGGTGATGATACACCGGTAATCATCGGTTCAGCATTGAAAGCATTGGAAGGTGACCAGTCCGATATTGGTGTGCCGGCGATTATTAAACTGGTTGACGCGATGGATAGCTATATTCCAGAGCCTGAGCGGGCGATTGATGGCGCATTCCTGATGCCGGTTGAAGATGTTTTCTCAATCTCTGGTCGTGGCACTGTTGTCACGGGTCGTATTGAGCGGGGTATCGTCAAGGTAGGTGAGGAAGTTGAAATTGTTGGCATCAAAGAGACCGTTAAAACGATCTGTACCGGTGTTGAAATGTTCCGCAAACTGCTTGATGAGGGGCGTGCGGGCGATAATGTTGGCCTATTGCTACGGGGTACCAAGCGCGAAGATGTTGAGCGCGGTCAGGTGCTGTGTCAGCCCGGTTCAATTAACCCCCACACTAAGTTTGAAGCCGAAGTCTATGTGCTAAGCAAAGATGAAGGTGGTCGACATACCCCGTTTTTTAACGGCTATCGTCCGCAGTTCTATTTTCGTACCACTGATGTAACCGGTGCGTGTGATCTGCCAGAGGGTGTGGAGATGGTGATGCCAGGTGATAACGTGCAGATGACGGTATCGCTGATCGCTCCCATCGCAATGGAAGACGGCCTGCGTTTTGCAATCCGTGAAGGTGGTCGTACCGTTGGTGCGGGCGTTGTTGCTAAGATTATTGAATAG
- the rplJ gene encoding 50S ribosomal protein L10 — MALNIEAKKAIVAEVSEVAATALSAVAAEYRGLTVGQMTELRVKSREAGVYLRVIKNSLARRAVEGTDFECMQEGLTGPLVLAFSQEDPGAAARVISDFTKENKKLVVRLVSVGGKMLDAGDIDRLAKMPTKDQAISMLMSCMLQPVEKLARTLNEIPTKVTRCVAAVRDQKQSA; from the coding sequence ATGGCTCTCAATATCGAAGCTAAAAAAGCTATTGTAGCTGAAGTAAGCGAGGTTGCTGCAACGGCGCTTTCTGCCGTTGCAGCAGAGTATCGAGGGCTGACTGTAGGCCAAATGACTGAATTGCGTGTTAAATCGCGTGAAGCAGGCGTTTACCTTCGTGTGATCAAAAATTCTCTAGCGCGTCGCGCCGTAGAGGGTACTGATTTTGAGTGCATGCAGGAAGGTCTAACGGGTCCATTGGTTCTGGCGTTCTCGCAAGAGGATCCAGGCGCAGCGGCGCGAGTCATCTCGGATTTTACCAAAGAAAACAAAAAGCTGGTGGTTCGCCTAGTTTCCGTTGGTGGTAAAATGCTGGATGCAGGTGACATTGATCGCCTCGCGAAGATGCCAACCAAGGATCAGGCTATCAGTATGCTGATGTCATGCATGCTGCAGCCAGTCGAGAAATTGGCGCGTACACTAAACGAAATTCCTACCAAGGTTACTCGTTGTGTTGCCGCTGTTCGTGACCAGAAGCAGTCAGCTTAA
- the secE gene encoding preprotein translocase subunit SecE codes for MAEKLKLALAVMIFVAGVAVFYMFEDSAQWMRVLGMVGFAAASLGVASQSVQGRAALMFAKEARIEVRKVVWPTRKETLQTTGIVLVMVIIVGIMLWLLDMLLLWAVQLLTGQGG; via the coding sequence ATGGCAGAGAAGCTAAAGCTAGCGCTCGCAGTAATGATATTTGTTGCTGGGGTTGCGGTTTTTTATATGTTTGAAGACTCCGCACAGTGGATGCGTGTGCTTGGAATGGTTGGGTTTGCAGCGGCCTCATTGGGTGTTGCTTCGCAATCTGTTCAGGGGCGCGCTGCGTTGATGTTTGCGAAAGAGGCGCGTATTGAAGTACGCAAGGTCGTTTGGCCTACTCGGAAAGAGACTCTGCAAACCACCGGTATTGTGCTGGTGATGGTTATTATTGTTGGCATTATGTTGTGGCTTTTGGATATGCTCCTGTTGTGGGCGGTTCAGTTGCTAACAGGTCAAGGGGGCTAG
- the rplK gene encoding 50S ribosomal protein L11: MAKKVTGYIKLQVAAGKANPSPPVGPALGQHGVNIMEFCKAFNAKTQGFEAGMPIPVVITVYNDRSFTFETKTPPASFLLKKALGVKSGSGVPNRDKIGTVTRDQLEEIAKAKEPDLTAADMDAAVRTIAGTARSMGIEVEGV; the protein is encoded by the coding sequence ATGGCTAAGAAAGTCACCGGTTATATCAAACTGCAGGTCGCTGCAGGAAAAGCAAACCCCAGTCCGCCTGTCGGCCCGGCGTTAGGTCAGCATGGTGTTAACATCATGGAGTTTTGTAAGGCGTTCAACGCAAAAACTCAGGGCTTTGAAGCAGGCATGCCGATTCCCGTTGTGATCACGGTATACAATGATCGCAGCTTTACTTTTGAAACCAAAACACCGCCAGCATCGTTTTTGTTGAAAAAAGCGCTCGGTGTTAAGAGCGGTTCAGGCGTGCCTAATCGCGATAAGATTGGTACGGTGACGCGCGATCAGCTAGAAGAGATCGCAAAAGCAAAAGAGCCTGACTTGACGGCGGCTGACATGGATGCGGCTGTCCGTACAATTGCAGGTACTGCCCGCTCCATGGGTATTGAAGTGGAAGGAGTTTAA
- the rplL gene encoding 50S ribosomal protein L7/L12 → MAVSKDDILETIASMSVMEVVELVEAMEEKFGVSAAAAAVAIAAPADAAGAVAEQTEFDVVMTSFGANKVAVIKAVRALTGLGLKEAKALAESAPKAVKEAVSKDEAEEVKKVLEEAGASVELK, encoded by the coding sequence ATGGCCGTATCTAAAGACGATATCCTAGAAACTATTGCTAGCATGTCAGTAATGGAAGTTGTTGAGCTGGTTGAGGCAATGGAAGAGAAATTTGGCGTTTCAGCTGCAGCTGCTGCCGTAGCAATCGCTGCGCCTGCTGATGCTGCTGGCGCTGTTGCTGAGCAGACTGAGTTTGATGTTGTTATGACAAGCTTTGGCGCTAACAAGGTTGCCGTTATTAAGGCAGTTCGTGCTCTTACAGGTCTTGGTCTGAAGGAAGCGAAAGCACTTGCAGAAAGTGCACCTAAAGCAGTGAAAGAAGCGGTTTCTAAGGATGAAGCTGAAGAAGTTAAGAAGGTTCTGGAAGAGGCCGGTGCTTCTGTAGAGCTGAAGTAA
- the wrbA gene encoding NAD(P)H:quinone oxidoreductase — protein sequence MADILVLYYSRHGATAELAQHIARGVDDVSEMNARVRTVPAVSTVCEKSQDDIPDSGPLYVEKQDLIECQGLILGGPTRFGNMPAAMKYFLDGTSDLWLNGTLAGKPAALFTSSSTLHGGQESTLLSMMLPLMHHGMIVVGLPFSEADLRNTRSGGTPYGASRVTGADGGQPLSDEERRLAAALGKRVAAIAKQLAL from the coding sequence ATGGCTGATATTTTAGTTCTATATTATAGTCGTCACGGCGCTACCGCAGAGTTAGCTCAACATATTGCACGGGGTGTTGACGATGTATCGGAGATGAACGCACGAGTACGCACCGTTCCAGCGGTGAGTACTGTTTGCGAAAAGAGCCAGGATGATATTCCGGACTCAGGCCCTCTTTATGTTGAAAAACAAGATTTAATTGAGTGCCAAGGATTGATTCTCGGCGGCCCTACCCGCTTTGGAAATATGCCCGCCGCCATGAAATATTTTCTGGATGGAACCAGCGATCTATGGCTAAACGGAACACTTGCGGGCAAGCCTGCCGCACTCTTCACATCCAGCTCAACCCTACACGGTGGGCAAGAGAGCACACTATTATCAATGATGCTGCCACTCATGCATCACGGCATGATCGTTGTCGGGCTGCCGTTCAGTGAGGCGGACCTCAGAAACACCCGCAGCGGTGGAACCCCCTATGGCGCAAGCCGGGTAACGGGTGCCGATGGAGGACAGCCGCTCAGTGATGAAGAGCGCCGCCTTGCGGCAGCACTTGGTAAACGAGTGGCGGCTATTGCCAAGCAGCTTGCGCTGTAA
- a CDS encoding fumarate hydratase, with protein MAHIKNHDLIQSIADAFQYISYYHPQDFIDAMHNAYISEKSPAAKEAIAQILINSKMCAEGKRPICQDTGTAVVFIKVGMNVSWDGDRSIADLVNEGVRRAYTNANNPLRASIVSPPSGSRINTHDNTPAIIHYEVVTGDTVEIICAAKGGGSENKARFTILNPTDNLTDWILETLPTLGAGWCPPGILGVGIGGTPEKAMLMAKESLMAPIDIHELQSRGAQNQTEALRLALHEKINNLGIGAQGLGGITTVLDVKIMEFPCHAASLPVAIIPNCAATRHIHFTLDGRGPAKLIPPRLSDWPTISHSNEMHSQHIDLNTLTHEQTKSWRPGDTLLLSGTILTARDAAHKRLVELIADGSGIPESVELANRFIYYVGPVDPVKGEAVGPAGPTTSTRMDKFTDVMLDSTGILGMIGKAERGPNTIASIKQHQSVYLIATGGAAYLISKSIRSAKVVAFAELGMEAIYEFEVVDMPVTVAVDSSGASIHQSGPKEWKVKIEAMKKH; from the coding sequence GTGGCACACATCAAAAACCACGACCTAATCCAGAGCATTGCCGATGCCTTTCAGTATATCTCATACTATCATCCCCAGGATTTTATCGATGCAATGCACAACGCCTACATCAGCGAAAAATCACCCGCAGCGAAAGAGGCTATTGCTCAAATCCTCATCAATTCAAAGATGTGTGCCGAGGGTAAGCGGCCCATCTGTCAGGACACAGGGACAGCGGTTGTCTTTATAAAGGTCGGCATGAATGTCTCGTGGGATGGCGACCGATCGATTGCTGATTTAGTCAATGAAGGGGTTCGCCGTGCATATACTAACGCCAACAACCCACTACGCGCCTCGATTGTCTCGCCACCCTCAGGCTCGCGCATCAACACCCATGACAACACGCCCGCCATCATTCACTACGAAGTTGTTACTGGCGACACCGTTGAGATTATCTGCGCTGCCAAGGGAGGCGGGTCCGAAAACAAGGCACGCTTCACTATATTGAACCCAACTGACAACCTAACCGATTGGATTTTAGAGACCCTGCCCACACTTGGCGCCGGCTGGTGCCCCCCGGGAATTCTTGGTGTTGGCATTGGCGGCACACCCGAAAAGGCGATGCTAATGGCAAAGGAGTCGCTGATGGCCCCGATTGACATCCATGAACTACAAAGCAGGGGAGCGCAAAATCAAACTGAGGCGCTCCGGCTCGCTTTGCACGAAAAGATCAATAACCTCGGAATTGGCGCGCAGGGGCTAGGCGGCATAACCACGGTGCTTGATGTCAAAATCATGGAGTTTCCCTGCCATGCGGCATCACTCCCTGTCGCCATCATTCCAAACTGCGCTGCCACTCGCCACATTCACTTCACACTTGATGGACGCGGCCCCGCAAAGCTAATACCACCCCGCTTGAGTGACTGGCCCACCATTAGCCACTCCAATGAGATGCATTCGCAGCACATCGACCTCAACACCCTCACCCATGAGCAGACAAAAAGCTGGCGTCCCGGCGATACATTGCTGCTTTCAGGGACAATTTTAACCGCTCGTGATGCCGCCCATAAAAGACTGGTAGAGCTCATAGCCGATGGGTCTGGCATACCGGAAAGTGTCGAGCTGGCCAATCGCTTTATCTATTACGTTGGCCCTGTTGACCCCGTCAAAGGTGAAGCCGTCGGCCCGGCTGGGCCGACCACATCAACACGCATGGACAAATTTACCGATGTCATGCTCGATAGCACCGGGATTCTTGGCATGATAGGGAAGGCAGAGCGCGGCCCCAATACAATCGCCTCAATCAAACAGCACCAGTCGGTCTATTTAATTGCAACAGGAGGAGCCGCCTACTTGATATCGAAGTCCATTCGTTCAGCCAAAGTTGTCGCCTTTGCTGAGCTGGGTATGGAGGCAATTTATGAGTTTGAGGTAGTCGATATGCCAGTGACCGTGGCGGTTGATTCAAGCGGTGCGTCGATACACCAAAGTGGCCCAAAAGAGTGGAAGGTTAAGATAGAAGCCATGAAGAAACACTAA
- the rplA gene encoding 50S ribosomal protein L1: MAKLSKRKQAINEKIKAGSFYGIDEAIELLKSTPAAKFVESVDVAVNLGVDSRKSDQTVRSSTVLPNGTGKVVRVAVFAQGANADAAKEAGADIVGFDDLADEIKKGNMDFDVVIASPDAMRVVGQLGQILGPRGLMPNPKVGTVTPDVAGAVKNAKAGQVRYRTDKNGIIHCTIGKISFEGAALRENLVALLSDLQKMKPSSAKGIYLKKITLSTTMGAGVLVEKSSLDL; encoded by the coding sequence ATGGCCAAGCTTTCTAAGCGCAAGCAAGCGATTAATGAAAAAATCAAGGCGGGCTCATTCTACGGCATCGATGAGGCGATTGAGTTGCTTAAGAGTACTCCTGCGGCGAAGTTTGTAGAGTCCGTTGATGTTGCTGTTAATCTTGGTGTGGACTCTCGTAAGTCTGACCAAACAGTTCGTAGCTCAACCGTTCTGCCGAATGGTACGGGCAAAGTAGTGCGTGTTGCGGTATTTGCCCAAGGCGCAAATGCTGACGCTGCAAAAGAGGCGGGTGCTGATATTGTTGGCTTTGACGATCTGGCAGATGAGATCAAGAAGGGTAATATGGATTTTGATGTTGTCATCGCAAGTCCAGACGCAATGCGTGTCGTTGGTCAGTTGGGGCAAATACTAGGCCCGCGTGGATTAATGCCGAACCCAAAAGTCGGCACGGTGACGCCGGATGTTGCTGGTGCAGTTAAAAATGCAAAAGCAGGTCAGGTTCGATATCGCACAGATAAAAATGGCATTATCCATTGCACGATTGGTAAGATCTCATTTGAAGGCGCGGCTCTGCGTGAAAATCTGGTGGCATTGCTGTCAGATCTTCAGAAAATGAAGCCGAGTAGTGCCAAGGGAATTTATCTTAAAAAGATCACGCTCTCTACCACGATGGGAGCTGGTGTATTGGTTGAGAAATCATCACTCGATCTTTGA